GCCATAAAAGTGCCCTTATGCCAAATGCTATATTTTGAGTCTTGTGTAGGAAGGTAAAGCGTGTGTTTCATTCCCTACCTGTGCGTGTTTGGCGCGCAGTTTGTTCAGAATGTTGGTAGCATCAAAGCCGGCGTTGTCACACAGCTGTCTGGGGATGATCTCCAGGGCCTTGGCGTATGCTCCGATCAGCAGCTGCTGTTTCCCAGGGATGGTCCTGGAATAATCCCGCAGGTACTTGGACAGCTCCATCTCTATGGCTCCTCCACCTGCTACAATGGAGTCGCTCTGAAAATCAGTAAAGTACAGTCAGCTTATTGCGGTCGGTGTGCACACATGGGTTGACAAATTAAAACAGAATTAAGGTTCTAGATCAAAATCAAACTGACAAATATGAATTTTAATCTCACTGGTTTGTATTAAATTAAATGCTACAAGTTTCCTTGAATTTAGCATCAAGGATAAGAAGAATTTCAACTAAAACTAGTATTACCACCTCGCTGTGGTATGCCTCCGTCAACCAGtaaagttgcagtttacatccatgtctgtccagaaTCATAATATATGTAGTGGGGACTTtgaagcaattaaaaaaaatgagtccAAGTGGATGTTTGTGCCAAATGTGAAGAAATTCCCTACAGGGAGTCAAAAGATATCCCGTTCACAAGAATGAGAAGGACGTACGGACGGACAACCTGAAAACATAATGCCTCTGGCCACGGCTGTCGTGAAGGCGTAATAAAAAACTAATTTCAAACCAGACTGAAGAACCTGCATATCACTTTACACAGATTAAGAGACTCCTGAATCCCTATATCAATTCAACACAACCAGTCATATAGGTAGAATAAACAGCAACACAGCTGGTCACAAATATTTGACATAGTGTACTCCTAATGGCTACATATATTGAGCCTTCTTGCAATCACTggaaaacatgcacacatacactccATGTGTCGACTGACCTTGATGGCTCTGCGTACGATCATGATGGCATCATGCAGTGATCGCTCCGTTTCCTCTGTGAACTGTTCTGCTCCGCCCCTCAGGATGATGGTGCAGGTTTTTGCCTTTGGGCAGCCCTTAAAGAAGTTGTACCTACAGACACAGACGTGATGGGTGTGAGCTGTCACAGAGAATCATGACGCATGGTTTACTCTAAAGATGTTAATTCTCTCAAGAGGACTGACAAAAATTTGGACTTGTCCCTCTTACCTCTCTCCTCCAACCTGGACCTCTTCGAAGAGTTCACACAGTCCCAGGACATCGTCTGTCAGGGCACCTACTGAGGTCTGGATGGAGCCACCGCAGGCCTGCAGGTCACATAACACACAATTAGTATTGTTCAAGCTAATTTTTTACATGTGAAATGTAGGTTTGCAACAGACAAGTTGATTCAAACAACAAGCCAACACGCCTACCATCATGGTCCTCTTCATATCCTCCTCCTGCACCCTGCCAGCACAGAACAGGTCTCTGTCAGCGAAGAACTGGGTGGCCACATCCCCGATGGGTAACTTGGACAAAACCACTTTGGCTCCTGACTGATAGATCTTCTCCAGTTTGTCGTACAGGATGTTCCACTCTGCGTCCACAATGGCCTGGTATTCCTGCAGAAAAGGGGAAAGACGGTTAAAACAGGGAGCAAGGAAGAGAGACTGATTTCACAACATTTCCAGGGATTTATGTCACATCCTGATGCTGTGTGCTGCTCTTCATACCTCCACAGATTTCACGCGGACCTCAGCGTTATCCTTCTCAGCCTTCAGCTCCAGCTCCACATTGAGCAAAGCAATCCTTGGATTGTCATAGCGTTTAGGCTGCATCTCAAACCCAGCGTAGGAGAAGGTCTTCTTGAATGCAACCCCAGAGATCATTTGGGAATCCTGTGAAATTAAAAATACAGACAGATGGatttggaatttaaaaaatgaaaaagagtgACAATTTGTTTTAGTAAACTTAACTCATATaaacctttttaaatgtttaaacctTGTTTTTAATTTCCTCACTTATATTTTCCATGACTGACCCATATACTTGTTTCTATAACCGTCATATCTTGTATTAAGCAATTTCAGAGGAAagttttgtttaaaatggtAGAAAAAGTATAAAATACAAACCTCAAGGGCTCCTCCCTGGACCTTCTTGATGCCAATCATCTTAAGAGACAGCAGCTCGTCCAGAGACATGACAGCATCCACCACCATTTTAGAGAAGAACTCCTTCTGACCGGCAATGAGCTTGGAGTTCAGGGCAGTGGCTGCACACTTCTCCAGCAGCTGCCTCTGCTCCCTGGAAGAGATAGAGAGGGGGAGAAATTCTGAAAATGTACAACTAGACCAGTTATTAAAAGCACAATTTGACCACAACATATGAATACACTGCTCATAGATCAAACCTGAAATGCTATGTAGCTGCCATGTAAATAACGAGGTGAAAGTGAGCACTTACTGCTTGTCGTATTTCTTCACAGAGACGGCGATCTCATTGATCTTTTTGACAGCGAGTTGGGTGGCGGTGCGAAATGATCTGATAATGGTCTGTGGGTGGAGACCCTCCTCCACGTACGACTTGAGCTGCTTCAGGAACTCAGCAGCCAGAAGAGTGACGGAGGTGGTGCCATCTCCGACCTGAAGATGGTATAAAGGAATAAAGCCGATTATGAAAAGCTATTATATGGAGTTTTGATGGGGAGATCCTACACTGTGTTGGTATCAGGTTAAATTTTGAATCCACAATCTTCAATTTTGTGGCAGTTTTCATTAGGCCTGaaaccacccacccacacccacacccacacccacacacctcaGCATCCTGGGAGCGAGCGATGTCCACCAGGGTCTTGGCTGCAGGGTGAACCACATCCAGCAGTTTCAGGATGGTGGCTCCATCATTGGAGATTGTAGCCTTACCTGGAAAACAcatttaatcacacatttttggtGAGGGTGAATTCATCCCGTAATCAATTTCTTACATCCTTGTCTAACCATCTCTCCTTACCTCTGCCATCTACCATCAGTTTGTCCATCCCCCGGGGCCCCAGGGTGGTCCTGACAGCCTCAGCAATCACCTGGAAAAGACAACCCAACAGGTGCATTTAAAGAATATTtggtaaacacacaaaaacacagaaaataaaaaacacacaactaaaaaggaagaaaagctGTTTTTCTGACCTGGCAAGCATTGATGTTACTGACGAGCTGGGGAATGCCCTGAGACGTGTCTGTCCCCTCCTTCAGCAGGATAACTGGTGTGGGCTGGAGAAACAAAGGGATAAAGGAAGAGGGAAGAGGTGGTTGAcagaagaaaagaggaagagaaaatgtGATGGAAAGAAAGTGAGTAATCGAGATGTGAATGAACCCCAAACCAATAATTGCAAATAAGTAAGGCATACTTAGCAGTGTGCAGTGGTtatctgaaacaaaatgtgaatACTGCCAGCACATCTTTGCAGCCATAGTTTGCTTCTTCATGAACATCACACAACACAGAATATTGGTAGAAACTGTAGGAAGCATGACTGTGACCAAGTTCAGTTGCAGTACGAATAGCAAAGAAAATGCTATTGTGTGAATAATAGGTCATGTGGTTTAATTCGTAAAAGTATGGCTGAGCAATAGTTAAATGGCACATCGTTTAAGGAATTTTTGTACACATGTAAAAAACGTGCAGGATGCTTCATTGTATTAAACATGGTGATTTAGCTTTTATTTTCCATATTGTAATACCACAATATCTCAGCCATGTTGAACTTAGCCATATCGCCTAGCTTCAGCACAAACAGTCTATAGGTTTGAGTGATATTACTTTACCATTTAAGGCCATAACCTAAAATGGTAAAACATACAGGCTGTTGTTGGtactgtaacgttagctgtggGGTGTGATGCTTTTGTTGCTCATCATCAGACATGCTGTGCGACTGTCAAAAGCCGGATGTCTGTTTACGGTCTGCTCATAATACTGTTCATTGTAGCAGGCTAACGTTATATGTCATAACACCTTATATATTAAGTTACATATCGTGTTCTGctcattaacgttagctagcagatTTAAGCAAATCACTGATTAACTTAGTCTGGTCTTTGTTTCTCTGCATGAGTCGGCTTTAGTCAGTCATGGCTAACATTACCAAATCTCAGGACAAATTCATATGCTGAGTAACGTTAAATTACTCGAGCAATACATTTTAGTTAATCGGTTTATCGGGCCGACTCTTGAGCATTAGCTAACATTACAAGGCCAGTAGACATGTTTCCTATGCAGCCACCGTATATATTTATCTAACGTTAACGTTTTATGCTGCCACTCGTACAAAGAGGCTaaacacacagcagctaacgttaacatgaTAATAACCTGACTGACTAAGCTGCAATGACAGAAGCTAACAAAACTAATAGACACATACTTAAACTACCCTAAATTATAAACCCAAATAATAACCAGCTaataggtatataatatatagctagctaatatgttagtatatatgtatacgccCATTAATGCTGGGTAGGTACCCTACGAGGCTAACGGTCTGGCTAAAAATAAAAcccgtttttaaatcattttcacaAAAATAATTGCTTCAAAAGACTGTTAAAAGGGAGTCATCTAAATTGAGAGTAGTCCAAATGAAAATGCTCGCTGGCAAACTGAAGGATGGACACGGATTATACATTTGAATTTGGGCATGAATGCTAACTCACTCACCATCATCTTTGCAGTTCCTTCGAGAAGCTTTCCACCGGCATCCAATCCCACAATGCTTTTCGAAATCAAGAGCTGTTGGGGGTACGTTCAAGAACACGATGCAACGTTTTGTCAACGATATGAATGTACTATTTTTTACTGAATTAAAACACAGACTTATCGATAAACAAGCTTCTCTTGTGCGAATGCAGTTATTAATCACTAGTACGGAGCCCTAAAGTGCTCAAAATCGTATACACAAAGAGGATAATATGAAATAAGCAATCatatgaatacattttgttAAACGTAAATTAACCaataccaaagaatttctaatacaTTGTGACATAAAGTGAGACATTTTTCAAATTGAACTCATTATTATGAAATATGTTATTtcattgttgttatttttgtaaCTGGGTTAAAGTCTGTCATCATGGCCTTTTCCCCAATGAtgtcacattttgtttcaatatctttttatttatttattggttaatttatatattttacagtttatttatataaatcGTTATTTTGCTATGTCTTATCTAGTATGATATTAAATACTTAAAAGTGGCCCCAGGTAAGGTGTGGGTCATATGGCATATCATGAAATATTGATATCATGGTATTGTGATTTCTTATGGGATTTCAGTTATAATATAGTTTATGGTCATCATATCCACAttagttgtttttaaatttttttttactgcatgtAAATATCTTTTGAAAGCTCTTGCAAGTGTTCCAAAGTACCGTCACTATAGCTGTATATATATGTTGaggtatttgtttgtttttgttattaaacAAATTCCTCAAAAGTCATTGTTTACATTCCTAGCAGGTTATACCATATTAGGCAAACTTTCTGAAGGACATCAGCACACAAGTATGCTCAGACATGCAAAGAGTTCATGTCACATCGTTTTCATGTCACCACCATTAACATGTCATATTGAGCATGCTCTGAAAATGCATTTCATACAATTACAATGATCCAGCTGCACTGTGTATTTGCCGTAGTTGGCTTAATAACTTTCATTAAACCATATCATTGTTTTGATTGGTGTAATGTTGTATTAAGTGATTTATAGAAGGGCTTTCTTATATTTCAAAGGTAAAATCTGCTTTGTTAGATCTTGTTCGGTGATTGAAGGAAATACTAGGAAAATACAAGGGAATGACTCGAGTTGTCATAGAAACTTCCCTCTGTctccaaaaaaacacacaaaatccaGTCTGGAAGAAGCTAAAAATGAAGATTGAATGAATAATATTAATGCTGATTGCGGCTCTTATCTTGAATGACTCAATGCCAATTAGAGTGTCTGGCTGCTTGAAAAGGTGTTGGATGATGATCAGTGTCAGAAAAGATGTGCTTTATTTTAGGGTTTAGAGGATTTAAGGTGTAGGAAATGCTGTTAGGTATCCTGACATGCAATAGCAGCAGCAGTTTTCTTTGATTGTGGTTCAACCTGAATGGGAGCTAATCTGAATGAGTGTGTACCTATACTGCTGGATCCTACTGATACTCATAACATTATAAACACATGGGACACTCAATTGCAGGACGCTCCCATGGATACTACATGAGCTTTGAATGTAACCTTGCTCATGGATGCATACTGATGGACCTGGTTGATGTATTGGTAGTTCCATGTTGCTATGAACAGTGAAATAAATCCTCATATGTACCCAGTGCTGTGGCTCCTTGCTTTCAGCCCTGAGGCCAGAGTCACCAGGGCAAAAACACTTTCACTCTGCAGTACTACTAAGCTTAGTAATGGAGCGGATTACGTCACACTTTCCTCTGTGTTATCATGGACATATTAGGAGAACTCCAAGAAAGCCCACAATTCATTCTGATAAAAGTTGCTCATCTGGTGGTACACCGAAAAAAGAGTTTTTGACCCATATTAATCACATATGCAACTGACAATTttcataatcgattaatctgcaaATTATTCACTTGTCAGTAAAATCAGCCGAAAGTGACGTCTTCAAATTATTAGCTTTGCCTGAGAAACAgtccaaaatacaaatatactgtatctagTTCACTATCCTGCAAgacaaagaaatgcataaaatcCTCACATTAGAGAAGCTGCGACcacaaaatgtttgaaaaaaaaacaacctttgaccTTTAAATTTAGCAAATGATTGATACAGCTGTCACAGAACTGgatgttgacaaaaaaaaaaaaaggaaaataaggtTGGGAAAGGATAATGCTCTATCTGAATGTCTCATTAAAAATGATAAACAAAAAGGTTTAGGCTCTTTGTTTATtctttaattaatttgcacattATTAGGTCACTATACTGAAATAGAAGAAAATTGTTACCTTTGTCTGATTATGTGACAGACGAGCCAGAGGTTTGACGGGGTAGGTGATGAAGAGGATGAGTAAGCCTGTCTTCCTAATTTGCCAGCACCACTGTCATCATCATTGTAACACTCAGACCAGAAAATATGCTGAGGAATAAGAGTTTACAGCCAATGCGTTCGTACTGCagggaaagaaggaaatggttgcCTTGAAACTTGATATTGGAAGATCAGAAAATAACAGGACAAAACGATCTTgtcattcttcttcttttctgttATAGTTATTGTACAATGGCAAACCTGGAGGTAGCTAATTTTTGCACGACAGCGACAATTTGTAAATGACGAACACATACAGTACCGTAGCTGTAACGAACCTTTCAGTGTGAGTGGCGGCCTGGAGACAGCTGGGTTTGGTGTTGAGGGCTCATGTGAAAAAGCTGCCTTCAGAAAAACACTTCGCATGACAGATTTAGATTTACATGAACATGACAaaccagaagcatacagtgTATCCTATTGGATGCTGGGAGCCTTCTGCATGCACTTCATATGCGTGTTTGATCTTCAAGTTCTGCTAAGCACAATTTTGCTTTTTCCCACCTCAAACATGGGGGACTGAATTAAATCTGTATCTAAAATCTGTCATATACTGGAAAAACACACCGATCTGCCATTTGGAATGTAGCTATCTAAAAGCATTTCTTGTGTATTATTAGATCAAATAACATAAGTTACACTAATAACAggataataatataacatttagaAAGGACCATTACTATCTTACATTACTATCAGTACTTGTTATGACCATGTTGTCATaacgagtacttttactttaaatgctttaagtaatttactgataatacttctgtacttttacttaattcaTTTTTGAACAaagaacttttacttgtaacaaagtattgttacattgtggtgtttttttttttttttttttaagttaataaTCTGAGGCTACTTCTTCCACTTCTGTACTGCCACATGCACATTTACACCTCTTCCCAACAGGATGACAAGAAGCACATTGCACTTGTCTCCTTTAAGTGCCTGCCAGCCGATGGTTTCTGCTGTGTTACCACTCATCCTCAGCTTCTGTATCCTGAGGCAATTACCTTGACCCCTACTTCAACTAGGAAggattttttcacatgtggcaaGGCAACCCATTCGACCTGAAGAGTGCGGGTGattgaaagaagaagaagttttaacatttaaagtgGCAATCCTTAATTGAACGTATGATGATTAAAAATTATTTCAGTCCTGGTTGATTTAGAATTTcgatttaaatgaaaacaatagGAATTGTGCTGAGAGTTTAGCAGTCTGGAgcatagaaatagaatgagatTCATTCTATTACTATGCTCTACAGTCTTGTTGTTGATACATGAGCCTCCATTTTTCAAAATTGTGTGCAGAGTtccattttttgtgtgtatacaaTGGAGAAAACCTGTGATTACTGTACAGCATTTTTTCCGGGTGATGTCATGGCAGAAACCCAAATTGTAATACTGCAAATATATACGTAATGTATTGCAATATGTGTTTCCTCCTTCTGTGATAGTGACATTACATACAATTATGTAAATGAAAATCTTCGAGATTTCAGCTTTAATGTTGACATGAACAACTTTTTAACTGGTTAAAAGTTGACACTCAGAATGAAGGATAAAGTATCTGTTTACGAGGAGGATCACGATAGTGAATGTCACTCTGCTGCATCTTTGGCTGGGCCCACTAGGAGGAGACACACAGGGTTATAAAGGACAAATATACAAGGACATAGAAAAGCCAAAGGGCTACAGTTTGGTAACCATCAGATTCACACATACTCAGTTGACCTCTTTTACCGCAGCAGTATAGCTGGATTGGTACTCTGTCAGCGGTAGTCTCCTGCTGGGTTGTGGGCAGTAGAAAGTTGGCTGTACACGGGCCAGAGTGTGTGTGCTGCTTCGAGAGAAGCTTTGCATCTTCCAGCAACAATTAGGGCACTCAGTTTCCCATGCACtgctgagagagaggggaaaggagAGAAAGGGTCAGGAAATAACACATAGAGTACAAGAAGAGTTTGTGACAAGAAACTAAAATTACAATTTAGAAAAATGTGTTAGTGATAAAAAGGCGAGGTTTGGGCATGCGGCTTACCAACTACACTGCCTGGAAGTAGACTGAAGGAAGGTACTATTATTCAGTCCAATAGTTGATCCCAAGACCCTCAAGCAGCCACTGTCCCAATTTTCAGTATCTAGTCAGAAATGGGAATTAACAAAATACACTCACTTAAATGTTACGTTATATGTTCACTTCAaacacattttggaaaatacactTACATACACTGCTAATTTACAGGCAGGCTAACATGCTCAACTCAAATGGTGACAATGGTAAACAGCCTTAGAGCTGCTAGCATAACTGTAGACACTGTAGACAGTATTGTTTCTTTATACTGACTTCATCTGTTAGcatgttttgtcattattttaagtttttCTCAAACATGGTTGGCACCGTTTTTGATATGAATGCAAAAGAAAACATTGGTGTTCATTCTTAATGTTACTTTATTAATTTTAGTAAACTTTATGCTAGTTAGTGCTTGATCTTTACTATCTTCTAGTGAAGTTGCCTGACTTTGTAACCTAAAGGTTATGTATAATGGGAcaagtgtgtttctgtgtgtgaagGAGTGTTCTACCTTTGATTGTGAGAATTGGACTGGAGGCCACAGGGAGGTGGAGAAGGTGCTGCAGCCCGGCTTCTTTACAGAGAGATCTAACACAATCTTCAGAGCAGGCCGGACCGCCAAGAGATGACAACACAATCACACCTAAAAGTGCACAAATATAGAGCAGGTTTATGTCCATACTCCAGGAAACACTTTACATACAGTTTGAAGGCCCTTAAACAAAAGCAGGGTAAAAACACCAGCAGATTGAACAGTGAACGCATCTGTGAATTTCAGAGCCCAGAAGCCAAAAGTACTTCAAAAGGTTTTCCCACTGAAAAATGACTAGATGAATCAAATCCCCTGAAGTAAAAAGAGCCATCTTACCTTCCTCGTAGAGAACATCAATCTTCTTCTGCGGCTTATCTTTAGCCTCCTGCTGCTCTAACACATTCGCTGTCAAAAGAAAATGGACTGAGTACCAATGCAGCTGCCAGCTTagatgagtgtgtttgtgtgtgtgtgtgtgtatgtgtgtaagtatGAGTGTGTtttaaagagaaagagagaactcCTTACCCTTTCCACCAAAAATGTAGTGCAGCTGACATTTCTCCTCCTCACCAAGTAAAGACCCAGTCTCCCTTGCAACTCCCACGTCCTGCGTCCTGGAATCTAACAGGGAAGAGCCAATAATCCAAGAAGACGCCTCAGAGACGGAAGGAACGGGAATGCCAAATGAAGGCAAGGATGCAGGGAAGAAGGAACAAGAGGGAGGCTGAGAGAAAGAGTACAATAAGcgtgatgatggtggtggtacTAGTAACAGAATGCTAGTTAGAAAataaagttgttgttgttgttcaccTGTAAACAGCTACTTGAGCCGTATATGCTGTTAGTTGTTTTGTAAAAGCATTGATGAAATACAGGCCAGGTTTCACGACGAGTCTATGAAAACAACACAATCAACATATcaacatagatagatagatactttattcatcccgacatatcaatcaatcaatcaatctatctatATCCATCAAACCTGAGGTGGGTTGATAAATGCAGGAGCAGCTTTAGGTTCAGTTCTGGGCTTCAGCTGGTTGGCCTGTCGGTGGCACTCACTGAAGGGTTTATAGTCTCTACTATAAGTGGTGACATATCTCTCTAAAGGCAACAGCCCCACAGTCTGCAAGGGAAAAACATGCATTGTGACAGTGggttatatactgtacagtactgtAGGCTAGCTCAAGCAAGTGGTAAAGGAAGTAATCAAACCCTTTATTTAAGAAAAAAgcaatacaacaatgtaaatgTTGAATGTGTGATGCGTTGTGAAAATGAatataaagttgtttttttttttttttatcaaaaatgtacttgaagtatCATGAATAAAAGTACTCAATTCAGAGCACTGGCCCCTGTGATTTACCATTATATATATTAGTGGATTATTATTACTGAAACATTGTTTGagtagcattttactgttgttgCATTTGTAgctgttaaataaatgtgtagTAAAAACACATTAGACTGAATGAATTGAAGTGAAGTATAAAGCAGCAAGAAATGaaaatacttaagtaaagtgcAGTAACGTTACAGGTACGTCAAATTTGAGTACAGTGCTTAAGCACCTAATAAAATCCCACCTTTAATATATCCGAAGTCAAGCAGCTAATAAGTCACTAGCTAGCAAGTTAATTAGCTTATCACCTGACTCTGCGTTTCTCTTTAGCGCCACAGAGTTGCAGCGTCTCCCAATCACATCCATGCTTCCAAtgcattgttttagtttttgggccaaaaacttttctttttttggttcACTGTCACCACTCCCATAGTGCTTCGGCTGCAGCAGAAAGCTATTTTTGGTGAAAAAGCTCCACAAAACCCACGACTGGATAAACCAAACGGTGTAAACACAGTTAGCAaccagctggtgaacatagcggCGCATTTAGCAGCTTTGGAGCCAGGTATTTATTTAAAGAGCTAGTAGGGACCGAAAACACAGCCCAAAGAGTAAATATTGGATTTACATTCGCTGGGTGTTCAGAAACACGACTTCatatgaatgataatgttgctccttatctgctggatgtgtaaataggcaacggTTTGCTTTTAAGTTCCCCATATTTTAAAACGGTGGTATACTGTTAAGTTGTGTGTTCGGTTGacagcttgtttctgctgcccccaagtggccaaacaTCAGTTAACAAAGTTTAGCTGAATGTAATGTAAAGGATAAAAGTATCACTAAAAACAACCAAGGCTCCACCAAAGCTTTCATAGATGGAAACTTTTCTGCAATTACTGTAACGTTACCCTTAAATCACTCTAGGACAATGCATCATAATACCTAAATGAATTACATTTCTCTATTAAGTTTGTTGAACTAAAATAACAGAATTGCAGAGATAATGTTAGTTAGGTT
This Sander lucioperca isolate FBNREF2018 chromosome 9, SLUC_FBN_1.2, whole genome shotgun sequence DNA region includes the following protein-coding sequences:
- the cct7 gene encoding T-complex protein 1 subunit eta: MMPTPVILLKEGTDTSQGIPQLVSNINACQVIAEAVRTTLGPRGMDKLMVDGRGKATISNDGATILKLLDVVHPAAKTLVDIARSQDAEVGDGTTSVTLLAAEFLKQLKSYVEEGLHPQTIIRSFRTATQLAVKKINEIAVSVKKYDKQEQRQLLEKCAATALNSKLIAGQKEFFSKMVVDAVMSLDELLSLKMIGIKKVQGGALEDSQMISGVAFKKTFSYAGFEMQPKRYDNPRIALLNVELELKAEKDNAEVRVKSVEEYQAIVDAEWNILYDKLEKIYQSGAKVVLSKLPIGDVATQFFADRDLFCAGRVQEEDMKRTMMACGGSIQTSVGALTDDVLGLCELFEEVQVGGERYNFFKGCPKAKTCTIILRGGAEQFTEETERSLHDAIMIVRRAIKSDSIVAGGGAIEMELSKYLRDYSRTIPGKQQLLIGAYAKALEIIPRQLCDNAGFDATNILNKLRAKHAQGGMWYGVDINNEDIADNYVACVWEPSIVRINALTAASEAACLILSVDETIKNPRSSMDGPPGGGRGRGRGRPHAH
- the LOC116042367 gene encoding uncharacterized protein LOC116042367 isoform X2: MTIPERNEKKHQMIPSKLLKTVGLLPLERYVTTYSRDYKPFSECHRQANQLKPRTEPKAAPAFINPPQTRRETWPVFHQCFYKTTNSIYGSSSCLQPPSCSFFPASLPSFGIPVPSVSEASSWIIGSSLLDSRTQDVGVARETGSLLGEEEKCQLHYIFGGKANVLEQQEAKDKPQKKIDVLYEEGVIVLSSLGGPACSEDCVRSLCKEAGLQHLLHLPVASSPILTIKDTENWDSGCLRVLGSTIGLNNSTFLQSTSRQCSCAWETECPNCCWKMQSFSRSSTHTLARVQPTFYCPQPSRRLPLTEYQSSYTAAWAQPKMQQSDIHYRDPPRKQILYPSF
- the LOC116042367 gene encoding uncharacterized protein LOC116042367 isoform X3, giving the protein MIPSKLLKTVGLLPLERYVTTYSRDYKPFSECHRQANQLKPRTEPKAAPAFINPPQTRRETWPVFHQCFYKTTNSIYGSSSCLQPPSCSFFPASLPSFGIPVPSVSEASSWIIGSSLLDSRTQDVGVARETGSLLGEEEKCQLHYIFGGKANVLEQQEAKDKPQKKIDVLYEEGVIVLSSLGGPACSEDCVRSLCKEAGLQHLLHLPVASSPILTIKDTENWDSGCLRVLGSTIGLNNSTFLQSTSRQCSCSAWETECPNCCWKMQSFSRSSTHTLARVQPTFYCPQPSRRLPLTEYQSSYTAAWAQPKMQQSDIHYRDPPRKQILYPSF
- the LOC116042367 gene encoding uncharacterized protein LOC116042367 isoform X1 — encoded protein: MTIPERNEKKHQMIPSKLLKTVGLLPLERYVTTYSRDYKPFSECHRQANQLKPRTEPKAAPAFINPPQTRRETWPVFHQCFYKTTNSIYGSSSCLQPPSCSFFPASLPSFGIPVPSVSEASSWIIGSSLLDSRTQDVGVARETGSLLGEEEKCQLHYIFGGKANVLEQQEAKDKPQKKIDVLYEEGVIVLSSLGGPACSEDCVRSLCKEAGLQHLLHLPVASSPILTIKDTENWDSGCLRVLGSTIGLNNSTFLQSTSRQCSCSAWETECPNCCWKMQSFSRSSTHTLARVQPTFYCPQPSRRLPLTEYQSSYTAAWAQPKMQQSDIHYRDPPRKQILYPSF
- the LOC116042367 gene encoding uncharacterized protein LOC116042367 isoform X4 codes for the protein MTIPERNEKKHQMIPSKLLKTVGLLPLERYVTTYSRDYKPFSECHRQANQLKPRTEPKAAPAFINPPQTRRETWPVFHQCFYKTTNSIYGSSSCLQPPSCSFFPASLPSFGIPVPSVSEASSWIIGSSLLDSRTQDVGVARETGSLLGEEEKCQLHYIFGGKANVLEQQEAKDKPQKKIDVLYEEGVIVLSSLGGPACSEDCVRSLCKEAGLQHLLHLPVASSPILTIKDTENWDSGCLRVLGSTIGLNNSTFLQSTSRQCSCSAWETECPNCCWKMQSFSRSSTHTLARVQPTFYCPQPSRRLPLTEYQSSYTAAVKEVN